The following are encoded in a window of Bacillus sp. SORGH_AS_0510 genomic DNA:
- a CDS encoding DUF2627 domain-containing protein has product MKRIIALTILVIPGILAALGIKLMRDMTFGILQAPFPFLLLQFIVGLLFFIGGLGFVAGFIFHRDRKRNKVQTRFKK; this is encoded by the coding sequence ATGAAACGGATTATCGCTCTTACTATTTTAGTTATCCCTGGGATTTTGGCTGCTTTAGGCATAAAATTAATGCGGGATATGACCTTTGGTATTCTCCAAGCTCCCTTTCCATTTTTATTATTACAATTTATCGTGGGATTACTTTTCTTTATTGGCGGTTTAGGATTTGTTGCCGGCTTTATCTTCCACAGAGACCGTAAAAGAAATAAAGTTCAAACAAGATTTAAAAAATAG
- a CDS encoding sigma-54-dependent Fis family transcriptional regulator, translating to MQNVMIVGAGKGGTAILKILMESEVLQVAVVIDRNLDAPGVLLAKKEGITTGTSWKPFIAGNIDIIIEVTGDDVVFQELRDTKNKKTVLIPGSVAFLVSQLMEEKEELLQKHQNESYQQELIFNATNDGMVVIDKHGKVILFNKRAEEIMGVKKNQAIGKAVVEVIPTTRLPLILETRRIEANQEMVLSNDRKIITTRIPIIEENGTLIGAFAIFKDITEVVNLAEEITDLKEIQTMLQAIIHSSDDAISVVDENGRGILINPAYTRISGLTQEEVIGKPATADIYEGESMHMKVLQTRRAVRGTAMRVGPNKREVIVNVAPIIVKGKLKGSVGVIHDMSEIKSLNRELNRARQLIRKLEAKYTFEDIIGQSDEMMLAIEQAKLGAKTPATVLLRGESGTGKELFAHAIHNASDRKYNKFIRVNCAAISETLLESELFGYEEGAFSGAIRGGKKGFFEEANNGSIFLDEIGELSANTQAKLLRVLQENEITRVGGTKPISINVRVIAATNVNLEKGIANSSFREDLYYRLNRMPIHIPPLRKRKGEIPVLCERLILKINRDYGRNVEGVAPEALFKLMDYDWPGNVRELENILGRAIIFMNYNETIINVHHLPELQNKKHTENSFSNSNDSTTLGQSLSEILEDYEAKIIRQTLNRLNGNKTLTAKTLGLSVRNLYYKLEKYNIEKNSMQ from the coding sequence ATGCAAAATGTAATGATTGTTGGCGCAGGAAAGGGCGGTACTGCAATCTTAAAAATTTTGATGGAGTCGGAGGTGCTTCAAGTAGCGGTAGTAATTGACCGAAACCTAGATGCACCAGGCGTTTTATTAGCAAAAAAAGAGGGAATAACCACTGGGACAAGCTGGAAACCATTTATTGCTGGGAATATTGACATTATTATCGAAGTGACTGGGGACGATGTTGTCTTTCAAGAATTACGTGATACCAAAAATAAGAAGACAGTATTAATTCCGGGAAGTGTGGCATTTCTAGTATCCCAGCTAATGGAAGAGAAAGAAGAACTTCTGCAAAAACATCAAAATGAATCCTATCAACAGGAATTGATTTTTAATGCTACGAATGATGGGATGGTCGTTATTGATAAACATGGCAAAGTCATTTTGTTTAACAAGCGTGCAGAAGAGATCATGGGGGTGAAGAAAAATCAGGCGATTGGTAAAGCGGTAGTGGAGGTTATTCCTACAACCCGGCTTCCTTTAATTCTTGAAACTAGGAGAATAGAGGCAAACCAAGAAATGGTACTAAGTAATGATCGAAAAATCATTACCACACGAATCCCGATTATTGAAGAGAACGGAACGTTGATTGGTGCCTTTGCCATTTTCAAGGATATAACAGAAGTAGTAAACTTAGCAGAAGAAATCACCGATTTGAAGGAAATACAAACGATGCTTCAAGCTATTATTCATTCTAGTGATGATGCCATTTCTGTTGTAGATGAAAATGGACGGGGGATTCTCATTAATCCGGCTTATACTCGTATTTCTGGATTAACACAAGAGGAAGTAATTGGTAAACCAGCTACAGCGGATATCTATGAAGGAGAAAGTATGCACATGAAAGTGCTACAAACTAGAAGAGCTGTTCGTGGAACCGCAATGAGAGTTGGACCAAATAAACGCGAAGTAATTGTTAACGTTGCACCTATCATTGTTAAAGGGAAACTAAAGGGCAGTGTTGGAGTTATCCATGATATGTCTGAAATTAAATCTCTTAATCGTGAGTTAAATCGAGCAAGACAACTGATTCGTAAATTGGAGGCAAAATATACCTTCGAAGATATAATTGGGCAATCAGATGAAATGATGCTTGCTATTGAGCAAGCAAAGCTTGGTGCGAAGACCCCTGCAACCGTCCTTCTTAGAGGGGAATCTGGGACAGGCAAAGAATTATTTGCTCATGCTATACATAATGCAAGTGATCGTAAATACAACAAGTTTATTCGAGTGAACTGTGCAGCGATTTCCGAAACATTATTGGAGAGTGAATTATTTGGTTATGAAGAAGGCGCTTTTTCTGGAGCAATAAGAGGCGGGAAAAAAGGCTTTTTTGAAGAAGCAAATAATGGAAGTATTTTCTTGGATGAAATAGGCGAACTTTCAGCTAATACGCAAGCGAAACTTCTGAGGGTGCTTCAGGAAAATGAGATAACTCGCGTAGGTGGTACCAAGCCTATATCTATTAATGTTAGAGTCATTGCAGCCACGAACGTTAATTTAGAAAAGGGTATTGCCAATAGTTCCTTTAGGGAAGACTTATATTATCGTTTGAATCGCATGCCTATACATATTCCACCGTTAAGAAAACGAAAGGGAGAAATTCCTGTTCTTTGTGAGAGGTTAATTCTAAAGATCAATCGTGATTATGGACGGAATGTGGAAGGAGTAGCACCTGAAGCATTGTTTAAGTTAATGGATTATGATTGGCCGGGCAATGTACGCGAATTAGAAAATATTCTTGGTAGAGCTATAATTTTTATGAATTACAACGAGACAATAATTAACGTCCATCATTTACCGGAATTACAAAATAAAAAACATACCGAAAATTCCTTTTCTAATTCAAATGATTCAACAACGTTAGGGCAAAGTTTATCTGAAATACTAGAGGATTACGAAGCAAAAATTATTCGGCAGACTCTCAACAGGTTGAATGGGAATAAAACACTCACGGCAAAAACGCTGGGTTTGTCTGTAAGAAATTTATATTACAAGCTTGAAAAATATAATATTGAAAAAAATAGCATGCAATAA